The nucleotide sequence CATGCCGGGGTTGGCGCCGCAGCAGCTGATCGCGGTCGGGCCGCCGGGCTTTCTGCGCCGCAATTCAAGCAGTTCCTCGCGCAGCACATAATTGGTGCGCGCCGCCAGCGGCGCGTTGGTGTCGGTATAGAAACCGAGCCACGGTTCGACCACCGTATCGATATAAAGCGCCTTATGTTCGGTGCAGAAAGTGATCATATCGACCGAAGAAACATCGACCGACACGTTCACAAGGAAGGGCCTGCCCGGACCCTTGAAATAGGGGGTTAGCAGTTCGCGGTAATTGTCCTTGGTAACGCCCGCTTTTTCAAACTTGATGCCTTCTTTTTCGGCCAGCTTGCGGTCCTTGTCGTTGGGAGCAATAACAACCATGCGCGAACGGTCGCATTCGAAATGCCGGAGAATAAGCGGCAGGACGCCCCTTCCGATTGAGCCGAAGCCAAGGATGATAACGGGGCCATCGATTTTCCCGTAGACGGGCCATTTCTGTGTCAATGTACGTCTCCTGCTTGGGGTTGCAGGCCCAATAAACCAGCACGAACTATATGATGACAAGCATTATCTGCCGCCGCGGACGCAGCATGCCTGGTTAAAACCGCAAAAAATCAGATAAAATAGGTCGCGAGCGGCGCAAAACCGTTGAAACCGACCGACGCATAGGTAGTTGTGTAGGCGCCGGTGGCCTCGATCAGCACTTCATCCCCGATCTCAAGCGACACGGAGAGCGGGTACATGTTCTTTTCATAGAGAACGTCAACCGAATCGCAGGTCGGGCCCGCGATCACGCACGGCGTCTTTTCACCATCGTCACGCGAGGTCGTGATCGGGTAGCGGATCGATTCGTCCATGGTTTCGGCAAGGCCGCCGAACTTGCCGATATCGAGGTAAACCCAGCGCACAGGGTCGTCCGCCGCCTTGCGCGAAATCAGCACAACTTCGGCCTTGATGATGCCGGCATCGCCGACCATGCCGCGGCCGGGCTCAATCACGGTTTCGGGGATCTGGTTGCCGAAATAGCGGCGCAGCGCGCCGAAAATGGCGGTGCCGTAGCTCTTCATGCCCGGCACGTCTTTCAGATACTTGGCCGGGAAGCCGCCGCCCATATTCACCATCGTCAGCTTGATGCCGCGTTCGCCCAGCGCGCGGAAAATTTCCGCCGTGGTTTTCAGCGAGCGGTCCCAAGCCTTCAGGTTGGCCTGCTGCGAGCCGACATGGAACGAAATGCCGTGTGGCACGAGCCCGAGACGCTGCGCGGTTTCAAGAACCTCGATCGCCATGTCGGGCACGCAGCCGAACTTGCGGCTAAGCGGCCATTCGGCGCCGTCGTTATCGACAAGGATGCGGCAGAATACGCGCGCGCCGGGGGCGGCGCGGGCAACTTTTTCAACCTCTTCCACGCTGTCCACCGCGAACAGGTCGATGCCGTATTCGTGGGCGCGGGCAATATCGCGCCCCTTCTTGATCGTGTTGCCGTATGAAATGCGGTCGGGCGTGGCGCCGGCTTCGAGCGCCATTTCGATTTCCGCCAGCGAGGCGGCATCGAAGCTGGAGCCGAGCGAGGCGAGCAGGCGCAGGATTTCAGCCGCCGGGTTGGCCTTGACGGCGTAATAAATGCGCGAATCGGGCAGCGCCTTGGTGAAACCAAGATAGTTCTGGCGCACGGTTTCGAGATCGACAACCAGGCAAGGGCCTTCCGGCTTGCGGTTGGCAAGAAAATCGGTGATGCGCTGCTTCGCGTTCTTGGCACCCTTTTTCGAGGTGTAGGCGCGCGCAAGCGTGCTGGCGGCAACAACCGGCGTCAGCAGGTTGCCGTTGGCAAAAGAGGTATCCTTCATCAAAGGCATCTTACCCATGCCCCGTACTCCCTGTTCAGGAGCCGCACCTTCGTAGGCCTATGCCGAATGTGTCCCAAAAGCGTTGCGGCGCCCCCATGCCTTACGCATTGGGGCGCGAGAACGGTCTTGCGTGGCTCTACCAAGCCACTTTCCGTTCCTTTACAACTTGTCTGGCGGTATCGCGCTTGCCTGCACTGTTGCAGTACGACCCGACCCCAGAACCCTTTCAGGTCCGGCAGCAGATTCATAAACCGTAAGGTTTGTGAACCGACCGCCTTCTTACTTTGCCATCAACTGCAAAGCCACACTCTTCATTGTCGGGCCCTAACTCACTTGGCCCTTGCCAACAAAAGGCAGACTCCTTGGTTGCATACCACCACTCCCGCCGGCCGGGAGGCCTTTGGGAGCGCAAAGCGTCGTTACATAAACCAACGTGGGGGACCTGCGGGTGGTATTCCGTTCGGTCCTTTTGGGGCCAGTGGCACGTGCGCTTCAATCACAGATTTAAGGTAAGAATTTTGAACATACAATTAATTTTTTGACCCGAAGGGCAAAAAAACGCGCGAAGAGTCTGGAAGAGTCACATAGAGAGCACAGTTTTCGCGCCGCGCACGCCGCGCGAAGCTTGTATGTGCCGCCAAAAACTTCTCGCGATGCCGCAAGCACGCGCCGCTGCGCGGCGGCGCAAAAAATGGGGCGGCAATTTCCCGCCACGGCACGCCGGATCGGGCCGCCTGCAAGCGGCGCGAAAAGACTTTGCACCCCAAGGACTTACCCTGAAA is from Alphaproteobacteria bacterium and encodes:
- a CDS encoding ornithine decarboxylase; its protein translation is MKDTSFANGNLLTPVVAASTLARAYTSKKGAKNAKQRITDFLANRKPEGPCLVVDLETVRQNYLGFTKALPDSRIYYAVKANPAAEILRLLASLGSSFDAASLAEIEMALEAGATPDRISYGNTIKKGRDIARAHEYGIDLFAVDSVEEVEKVARAAPGARVFCRILVDNDGAEWPLSRKFGCVPDMAIEVLETAQRLGLVPHGISFHVGSQQANLKAWDRSLKTTAEIFRALGERGIKLTMVNMGGGFPAKYLKDVPGMKSYGTAIFGALRRYFGNQIPETVIEPGRGMVGDAGIIKAEVVLISRKAADDPVRWVYLDIGKFGGLAETMDESIRYPITTSRDDGEKTPCVIAGPTCDSVDVLYEKNMYPLSVSLEIGDEVLIEATGAYTTTYASVGFNGFAPLATYFI